Proteins encoded together in one Parcubacteria group bacterium window:
- a CDS encoding desulfoferrodoxin, whose product MTERNQVYRCAICGNIVEVKHAGAGELVCCGQPMKLLSANVEDAATEKHVPVIERTDEGIVVNIGAVDHPMDSDHYIEWIEIVIENKTYTVYLAPGDAPRAIFDSTAESVTAYAYCNLHGLWKSEA is encoded by the coding sequence ATGACAGAACGAAATCAGGTATATCGATGTGCCATTTGTGGCAATATCGTGGAAGTAAAGCATGCCGGTGCAGGTGAATTGGTGTGTTGTGGGCAGCCGATGAAACTTTTATCCGCAAATGTCGAAGACGCGGCAACAGAAAAACATGTGCCTGTAATTGAACGCACGGATGAGGGCATCGTGGTAAATATTGGCGCAGTAGATCATCCGATGGATTCCGATCATTATATCGAATGGATTGAGATCGTGATAGAAAATAAAACATATACCGTATATCTCGCGCCTGGTGACGCACCGCGTGCGATCTTTGATTCTACAGCAGAATCTGTGACGGCGTATGCATATTGCAATTTGCACGGACTGTGGAAATCGGAGGCGTAA
- a CDS encoding exonuclease domain-containing protein — translation MDQPIFQPFSRDVVFFDAEFTGHDILRDQLMSVGMISLDGQREMYFELVYDPTHVSDWVRENVEPHLNESKISDGEARERIRHFCGSHEPHLVATVNHYDMAFWHKLFGNEKEPIHHIPIDFASMLFAVGLTPAREIDGEKKTFYAQFGIDLDQYQMHSALDDARLMRELYVRLSGYKN, via the coding sequence ATGGATCAGCCAATCTTTCAGCCGTTTTCTCGTGATGTTGTGTTTTTTGATGCGGAATTTACCGGGCACGATATTTTGCGTGATCAGCTCATGTCTGTCGGGATGATCTCACTCGATGGACAGAGGGAGATGTATTTTGAGTTGGTATATGATCCGACACATGTGAGCGATTGGGTGCGAGAGAATGTGGAGCCACATCTGAATGAATCAAAAATTTCTGATGGGGAAGCGCGTGAAAGAATTCGACATTTTTGTGGCAGTCATGAGCCGCATCTCGTGGCAACGGTCAATCATTATGATATGGCATTTTGGCATAAACTTTTTGGTAATGAAAAAGAACCGATTCATCATATTCCAATTGATTTTGCTTCCATGCTTTTTGCGGTGGGTCTGACGCCGGCGCGTGAAATTGACGGAGAAAAGAAAACATTCTATGCGCAGTTTGGGATCGATCTCGATCAGTATCAGATGCATAGCGCTTTGGATGATGCACGTCTGATGCGGGAGTTGTATGTGCGGTTGTCCGGCTATAAGAATTGA
- a CDS encoding MiaB/RimO family radical SAM methylthiotransferase, whose protein sequence is MKKFYIKTFGCQQNVADSERIRRYYEARGYVYAVQEQDADIVVINTCMIRNMAEEKVYGYIRNLRKEDERNSRKRQIILTGCIVGAVAREPSGVMKKKIAKRIPDVELMPIEEVGFEVEPHRSDTKHAWVTISNGCNNYCAFCIVPFARGKEVSRSFADIVAEVENLAHDGYTSITLLGQNVNSYGADIILSKKETERGEYILPNGQAVQPVMVNHLGRTRIPTLFPYLLEAVAQTAGIDTVTFTSSNPWDFSEELIDVIARNKNIDRLLHLPVQAGSDSVIKKMNRWYTADDFIALTDRIKERVSDVTFATDIIVGFPGETEEDFQKTIALAERVGFVKAFIGCYSERPGTVASREMPDEISWEEKKRRWHIINTLINKKNMGVTYDKDWVRSKIKNKK, encoded by the coding sequence ATGAAAAAGTTTTATATCAAAACATTTGGATGTCAACAAAATGTCGCAGATTCCGAGCGGATCAGGCGGTACTATGAGGCGCGCGGATATGTGTATGCGGTGCAGGAGCAAGATGCAGATATTGTCGTGATCAATACGTGTATGATCCGCAATATGGCGGAGGAAAAGGTTTATGGGTATATTCGTAATTTGCGCAAAGAGGATGAGAGGAACAGTAGAAAACGTCAGATCATCCTCACGGGGTGCATCGTGGGCGCAGTGGCACGTGAGCCAAGCGGTGTGATGAAGAAAAAAATTGCCAAGAGGATCCCCGACGTAGAGCTCATGCCGATCGAGGAAGTCGGATTTGAAGTCGAGCCGCATCGCAGTGATACGAAACATGCATGGGTGACGATTTCCAATGGGTGCAATAATTATTGCGCATTTTGTATCGTGCCGTTTGCTCGCGGTAAAGAAGTGTCACGATCGTTTGCTGATATCGTCGCAGAAGTGGAAAATTTGGCACATGATGGATATACGTCGATCACGCTTTTGGGGCAAAATGTGAATTCTTATGGCGCAGATATCATTCTCAGCAAAAAAGAAACGGAGCGGGGAGAATATATTTTACCGAACGGGCAAGCCGTGCAACCGGTCATGGTCAATCATTTGGGACGCACGCGCATTCCGACGCTGTTCCCATATCTCCTTGAGGCTGTGGCACAAACAGCAGGAATCGATACGGTGACATTTACAAGCTCTAATCCGTGGGATTTCTCGGAGGAGTTGATCGATGTAATTGCGCGAAACAAAAATATTGATCGCTTATTGCATCTTCCTGTGCAGGCGGGCAGTGACAGTGTCATCAAAAAAATGAATCGTTGGTATACTGCGGACGATTTTATCGCGCTCACGGATCGAATCAAAGAACGCGTGTCTGACGTGACATTTGCTACGGATATTATCGTGGGATTTCCCGGAGAAACAGAAGAGGATTTTCAAAAGACAATTGCACTTGCGGAACGTGTCGGATTTGTCAAAGCGTTTATCGGATGTTATTCGGAGCGACCCGGCACAGTGGCATCGCGCGAGATGCCGGACGAAATCTCATGGGAAGAGAAAAAAAGACGCTGGCACATTATCAATACACTCATCAACAAAAAAAATATGGGTGTGACGTATGATAAGGATTGGGTACGGTCTAAAATAAAAAATAAAAAATAA
- a CDS encoding GtrA family protein: MENVTGAPQITRRDFYLVSLIGVCFALFSLPIMTNLGLPFIAISVPFAVALVIFFTIFANIALACAWFIGKKIPVVFQFAKFGAVGAFNTFFDWGVLNLLIIITGIAGGIGFSLFKSISFVMAAIGAYFWNKYWTFNATEKATSQEVFKFIAVSVSGFLINVGLASLIVFMMHTTDIEKAKQIANIGAATATLASLVWNFFGYKLFVFKK; this comes from the coding sequence ATGGAAAATGTCACAGGGGCGCCACAAATTACGCGCAGAGATTTTTATTTGGTTTCTTTGATCGGCGTGTGTTTTGCGCTTTTTTCTTTGCCGATCATGACAAACCTTGGTCTACCTTTTATCGCAATTTCTGTTCCGTTTGCAGTTGCGCTTGTGATATTTTTTACGATCTTTGCCAATATTGCACTGGCGTGCGCATGGTTCATTGGCAAAAAGATCCCAGTCGTTTTTCAATTTGCCAAATTTGGCGCAGTGGGCGCATTCAATACCTTTTTTGACTGGGGCGTACTCAACCTCCTTATCATTATTACAGGCATTGCCGGTGGCATCGGGTTTTCCCTGTTTAAAAGTATTTCTTTTGTCATGGCGGCGATCGGTGCCTACTTTTGGAATAAATATTGGACATTCAATGCAACAGAAAAAGCCACATCGCAGGAAGTGTTTAAATTCATCGCCGTAAGCGTAAGTGGTTTTCTCATCAATGTCGGACTTGCATCACTCATCGTCTTTATGATGCACACAACAGACATCGAAAAAGCAAAACAAATTGCAAATATCGGTGCCGCGACCGCAACACTTGCATCACTTGTATGGAACTTCTTCGGATACAAGCTTTTTGTGTTCAAAAAATAG
- the dnaX gene encoding DNA polymerase III subunit gamma/tau, with product MSKTLYRTYRPKNFSDVLGQDHIVHTLQNALTSGRVSHAYLFTGPRGTGKTTIARLFATAVNVTPRKNFTPVDKDVAQRLQDGTSLDIIEIDAASSTSVEGIRALKETIGVTPTEARYKVYIIDEVHMLSTSAFNALLKTLEEPPAHVIFILATTEIHKVPETILSRCQRFDFARFSISDIMTKLRTIAKAEKVKIDDDALEMIAITANGGMRDAESLLAQVFALEDKNVTAAEVATILGTTTSQDVIDMIRALVLHDTEQALTIIDNTQKNGYNLETFIRSLIEKLRVTLFLSLHTDMGTDIQQLVALPKTDITTLAEIASKTHARSIIMIIEECTTALQKTKNTTIPQLPLEIAAVNICLFDKNAPKTPTTPVATQKQEQIPETSAPEKHSPTIAKQSTEASTEVSTETPIALSTEMSDQWRAYIALIEEIHRPIAQILADCTLCAITDTSITITTDRAFYQERIMQNNHRTIIESAACDYFKKPMRITVTVEKKADQSSSEILAYAKQLMGGAITG from the coding sequence ATGTCAAAAACACTGTATCGCACATATCGCCCAAAGAATTTTTCCGATGTCTTGGGTCAAGACCACATCGTCCATACACTACAAAACGCTCTCACATCCGGTCGAGTCAGTCACGCCTATCTTTTTACTGGACCACGCGGCACGGGCAAAACCACCATTGCGCGTCTTTTTGCCACCGCAGTCAACGTCACACCACGAAAGAACTTTACACCCGTGGACAAAGATGTCGCCCAGCGGCTGCAGGACGGCACATCACTTGATATCATCGAGATTGATGCTGCATCCAGCACAAGTGTGGAAGGCATCCGCGCGCTCAAAGAAACAATTGGCGTAACGCCCACTGAGGCCAGATACAAAGTCTATATCATCGATGAAGTGCACATGCTTTCCACAAGTGCATTCAACGCTCTCCTCAAAACACTGGAAGAACCGCCGGCACATGTGATATTCATCCTCGCCACAACAGAAATTCACAAAGTCCCGGAAACGATCCTCTCTCGCTGTCAGCGATTTGACTTCGCACGATTCAGTATCAGTGACATCATGACCAAGCTCCGCACGATTGCCAAGGCCGAAAAAGTAAAGATCGATGATGATGCACTGGAAATGATCGCCATTACAGCTAATGGTGGTATGCGCGATGCAGAAAGTCTTCTCGCGCAAGTCTTTGCACTCGAGGACAAAAACGTCACTGCCGCAGAAGTCGCTACGATCCTCGGCACCACAACATCGCAAGATGTCATTGATATGATCCGCGCACTAGTACTGCACGACACAGAACAAGCACTCACGATCATCGACAACACCCAAAAGAACGGCTACAATCTCGAAACATTCATCCGCTCACTCATCGAAAAATTACGCGTCACATTATTTCTCTCCTTGCACACTGACATGGGAACCGACATTCAGCAACTCGTCGCCCTGCCAAAAACAGATATTACCACGCTCGCAGAGATCGCGAGCAAAACTCATGCACGGTCAATTATCATGATCATCGAAGAATGCACCACCGCACTTCAAAAAACCAAAAACACCACCATCCCACAGCTCCCGCTCGAGATTGCGGCAGTGAATATTTGCTTGTTTGACAAAAATGCTCCAAAGACACCCACTACCCCGGTAGCAACACAAAAACAAGAACAAATACCGGAGACATCCGCTCCGGAAAAACACTCTCCGACCATAGCAAAACAATCCACAGAAGCTTCTACAGAGGTCTCTACAGAAACACCCATTGCCCTGTCCACAGAAATGTCCGACCAATGGCGCGCATACATTGCATTGATCGAAGAGATCCACCGTCCAATCGCACAAATTCTCGCAGACTGCACGCTCTGTGCGATTACAGACACATCGATCACGATCACTACGGACCGCGCATTCTATCAAGAGCGCATCATGCAAAACAATCATCGCACGATCATTGAATCCGCCGCCTGCGATTATTTCAAAAAACCCATGCGCATCACTGTCACAGTGGAGAAAAAAGCAGACCAATCATCCTCCGAGATCCTCGCCTATGCCAAGCAACTCATGGGTGGCGCGATCACAGGATGA
- a CDS encoding GIY-YIG nuclease family protein: METPIKYFVYILESLKDSKFYIGQTNNLQNRLKRHNAGHVKATTHRRPLKLVYQETYASRSEALKREKYLKDLKSHTYIKNIILDSR; this comes from the coding sequence ATGGAAACACCTATAAAATATTTTGTCTATATTTTAGAGAGTTTGAAAGACTCAAAATTTTATATCGGTCAAACCAACAATCTTCAAAATAGGCTCAAACGACACAATGCCGGTCATGTAAAAGCAACTACTCATAGACGACCATTAAAATTGGTTTATCAGGAGACCTATGCTAGTCGATCAGAGGCTCTAAAAAGAGAAAAATATCTTAAGGATTTAAAGAGTCACACCTATATCAAAAACATTATCCTCGATAGTCGGTAA
- a CDS encoding aminotransferase class IV: MKKKYCYFNGKIVEEKNAHISPFDLGILRGYGVFDVMCTTNGKPFHLSDHWNRLLKSAARLRLTVPISETEYANIITKLLARTPYTNTSIRTVLTGGISANGMTLHDTPTFYILLHDMDQFIPDQKLYDSGAKIITHNFIRAHAQSKTTNYIEAIIHQEKRVKKDAVEILYAINGNVSECSTSNIFMVKNDILYTPKKDILLGITRKIILTIAQKEKIATKEKDITLDELYDADEVFLTGSAKHILPIVKIDTKKIGTGKPGTITQRLSQKYFDYLSRY; this comes from the coding sequence ATGAAAAAGAAATATTGTTATTTCAACGGGAAGATCGTGGAAGAAAAAAACGCACACATCAGCCCGTTTGATCTGGGGATATTGCGTGGATATGGTGTATTTGATGTCATGTGCACGACAAATGGCAAACCATTCCATCTCTCGGATCATTGGAACCGCCTCCTCAAGAGCGCAGCCCGACTCCGCCTCACCGTACCTATTTCCGAGACTGAATATGCAAACATCATCACAAAACTTCTCGCAAGAACTCCCTACACTAACACCAGTATCCGCACCGTGCTTACCGGTGGCATCAGTGCAAACGGCATGACGCTTCACGACACGCCGACATTTTACATCCTTCTCCATGACATGGATCAGTTTATCCCCGACCAAAAACTGTATGACAGTGGTGCCAAAATCATCACGCACAATTTTATCCGCGCGCACGCACAGAGCAAAACGACCAATTATATCGAAGCGATCATCCATCAAGAAAAACGTGTAAAGAAGGATGCTGTGGAAATTCTCTACGCTATCAATGGCAATGTTTCGGAATGTTCCACGAGCAATATCTTCATGGTGAAAAATGACATCTTGTACACGCCAAAAAAAGACATCTTACTCGGCATCACGCGCAAGATCATTCTCACAATCGCACAAAAAGAAAAGATCGCAACCAAAGAAAAAGACATCACTCTGGATGAACTTTATGATGCCGATGAAGTATTCTTGACCGGAAGCGCTAAACACATCCTCCCGATCGTTAAGATCGATACAAAAAAGATCGGCACCGGCAAGCCCGGGACCATTACACAGAGACTTTCTCAGAAATATTTTGACTATTTATCTCGCTATTAA
- a CDS encoding aminotransferase class I/II-fold pyridoxal phosphate-dependent enzyme, with the protein MKTSQRIQQMDTSGIRKVFALAKDLKDPIDLSIGQPDFLVPQNIKDAACHAIQQDNNRYALTQGIDVLREAVVLKLKNKNHISVQKENILITSAVSGGLSIALPCIIDHGDEVIIFDPYFVGYKQLILLYGGVPVCVKKNDDFSLNFETLEQAVTDKTRAIIFNTPENPTGHVSSRAEVEALVDFARRHDLTVIADEIYEDFVYDGEHISIGSLYDKTVTLGGFSKSHAITGWRIGYLCAPDAFIQEMIKVQQYTFVCAPTPLQYAALEALQTDMSHYVTQYKKKRDMVYDGLKDHYTMVRSDGAFYFFVAYPYDAETFIARCMAHDLLVIPGNVFSVHNTHFRISFATSDEKLRKAITILKKIAR; encoded by the coding sequence ATGAAAACATCACAACGCATACAACAGATGGATACAAGCGGGATCAGAAAGGTTTTTGCATTGGCAAAAGATCTCAAAGATCCGATCGATCTCAGTATCGGTCAGCCGGATTTTCTTGTACCGCAAAATATCAAGGATGCAGCGTGCCACGCGATCCAGCAAGATAATAATCGTTATGCGCTTACGCAGGGCATTGATGTATTGCGTGAGGCAGTTGTTCTGAAGTTGAAAAATAAAAACCATATCAGTGTACAAAAAGAGAATATCCTGATCACATCCGCAGTATCCGGCGGGCTCAGCATCGCATTACCGTGCATCATCGATCACGGTGATGAAGTGATCATTTTTGATCCATATTTTGTCGGGTACAAACAGCTCATCTTGCTTTACGGCGGTGTGCCTGTGTGTGTAAAAAAGAATGATGATTTTTCTCTCAATTTCGAGACACTGGAACAAGCTGTAACAGATAAAACGCGAGCGATCATTTTTAATACACCGGAAAATCCGACAGGGCATGTGAGTAGTCGTGCGGAAGTTGAGGCGTTGGTGGATTTTGCGCGTAGGCATGATCTCACGGTGATCGCGGATGAGATCTATGAGGATTTTGTCTATGATGGAGAGCATATTTCTATCGGTTCTTTGTACGATAAGACGGTGACATTGGGGGGATTTTCCAAATCGCATGCGATAACGGGATGGCGCATCGGGTATCTCTGCGCGCCGGATGCATTCATTCAAGAAATGATCAAAGTGCAACAATACACTTTTGTCTGTGCGCCGACACCGTTGCAATACGCGGCATTGGAAGCGTTGCAGACGGATATGTCGCACTATGTCACGCAATACAAAAAGAAGCGTGACATGGTCTATGATGGACTAAAGGATCATTATACAATGGTGCGATCAGACGGGGCGTTTTACTTTTTTGTCGCATATCCTTATGACGCGGAAACATTTATCGCGCGGTGTATGGCGCACGATCTCTTGGTGATCCCGGGAAATGTTTTTAGTGTACATAACACGCATTTCCGCATCTCTTTTGCCACAAGCGATGAAAAATTACGCAAGGCAATCACGATCTTGAAAAAAATTGCACGATAA
- a CDS encoding prephenate dehydratase domain-containing protein, protein MHKVYTLGPQFSYSYNLAARVFDPQNIVCVHNISDVFDQVMAQDSARGIVPIENMLTGSVRESLLSLKKYNICIERSFDLRIEHVLASQTDTYTKIASYTQPLAQCSAFVRSKKCAVVEASSTSAAMQIAAEDPSVAAIGNEEAAHHYGVPVVERQISDRMRNITRFIEIRNNKKTCTITGSKTSMIITPTEDRAGLLFEILSVFEIKGINLTKIESMPTGNKMNDYIFYIEIDGALEERRIQDALAFLRTFVTVDVFGSYNIEEV, encoded by the coding sequence ATGCACAAAGTTTATACACTTGGACCGCAATTCAGTTATTCATATAATCTCGCCGCACGTGTTTTTGATCCACAAAACATCGTGTGCGTGCACAATATTAGTGATGTTTTTGATCAGGTAATGGCGCAGGACAGTGCGCGTGGTATCGTGCCGATCGAAAATATGTTGACGGGTTCTGTGCGCGAAAGCCTCCTCTCTCTCAAAAAATATAATATTTGTATCGAGCGATCATTTGATCTGCGCATTGAGCATGTTTTGGCATCGCAAACTGATACATATACCAAAATCGCTTCTTATACGCAGCCGTTGGCACAGTGCAGTGCGTTCGTACGATCCAAAAAATGTGCCGTTGTGGAAGCATCATCTACGTCGGCGGCAATGCAAATTGCGGCAGAGGATCCATCGGTTGCGGCAATCGGCAATGAAGAGGCTGCGCACCATTATGGCGTACCTGTCGTGGAGAGACAGATCAGTGATCGGATGCGTAACATCACGCGCTTTATCGAAATTCGCAATAACAAAAAAACCTGCACGATTACCGGGTCCAAGACGTCGATGATCATCACGCCGACGGAAGATCGTGCGGGACTGCTGTTTGAGATCCTGTCGGTATTTGAGATCAAAGGGATCAATCTGACGAAGATCGAATCCATGCCGACGGGAAACAAAATGAATGATTATATCTTTTATATCGAAATTGATGGTGCGCTGGAAGAAAGACGCATCCAAGATGCGCTTGCATTTTTACGTACATTTGTGACAGTGGATGTGTTCGGGAGTTATAATATAGAAGAAGTATAA
- a CDS encoding peptidoglycan DD-metalloendopeptidase family protein — MKNRKIHNFLLLRRFGYAFLIVLCMQLNISPIHAEDDAGDALDDLEEVTKKIEKTQDIISLKQKEQAIINAQITKLESESTKIEKTIEENKKEIEDLASEIDRIKTEIAQKEQHIILQKKILEKFLREKYQNYSEKTKYFTALSIGESNQSQHKENLSFVTNGVGDFVERIHTEQEELKKDQEKFEKKSQRIQDARYELEQRSNSLEDSKNYKQVLAAAASVEEGKYQEKLSKLLQEQLAIQQEISNLSTGQVGTFSLADLPDKDDADFGNPVKKPFVITQGYGKTTFSHNYSTGVHNGIDFVAQGDRSIIAAADGKVKATGNMGQYGYGRWAAVDHGNGLVTLYGHMSSVKVSRGDKIDKGDKIGVMGSTGFSTGTHLHFSVFVESTFGVVESSKVNGVYIPSGATVNPNMYL; from the coding sequence ATGAAAAATAGAAAGATACACAATTTTTTGCTTCTGCGACGATTTGGCTATGCCTTTTTGATAGTTTTGTGCATGCAACTCAATATATCTCCCATACATGCAGAAGACGACGCGGGAGATGCACTTGATGATCTGGAAGAAGTCACAAAAAAGATCGAAAAAACTCAAGACATCATCTCACTTAAACAAAAAGAGCAAGCGATCATCAACGCCCAAATCACAAAACTCGAAAGCGAAAGCACAAAGATCGAAAAAACGATTGAAGAAAACAAAAAAGAAATTGAGGATCTTGCAAGCGAGATCGATCGCATAAAAACTGAGATTGCACAAAAAGAACAACACATCATTTTACAAAAAAAGATCTTGGAAAAATTCCTCCGTGAAAAATACCAGAATTACTCTGAAAAAACAAAATATTTCACCGCACTCAGCATTGGCGAATCCAATCAATCACAACACAAAGAAAACCTCTCATTCGTGACCAATGGCGTCGGTGATTTTGTGGAGAGAATTCATACGGAGCAAGAAGAGTTAAAAAAAGACCAGGAGAAATTTGAAAAGAAATCCCAGCGCATCCAAGATGCTAGATATGAACTAGAACAGCGCAGTAACAGCCTGGAAGATTCAAAGAATTACAAACAAGTTCTTGCCGCCGCCGCTTCTGTAGAAGAAGGTAAATACCAAGAAAAGCTATCGAAGCTTCTCCAGGAACAATTGGCGATCCAGCAAGAGATCAGTAATCTCTCCACCGGTCAAGTGGGTACTTTTTCCCTCGCAGACCTCCCGGACAAAGATGATGCTGATTTCGGTAATCCCGTAAAAAAACCATTTGTCATCACCCAAGGCTATGGCAAGACAACATTTTCACATAACTATTCCACAGGCGTCCACAACGGCATCGATTTTGTCGCCCAAGGTGACAGGAGTATCATCGCCGCCGCAGATGGCAAAGTCAAAGCAACCGGCAATATGGGACAATACGGATATGGTCGATGGGCCGCTGTTGATCATGGCAATGGACTCGTGACACTCTATGGGCACATGAGTTCTGTCAAAGTATCCCGTGGTGACAAGATCGACAAGGGCGATAAAATCGGAGTTATGGGTAGCACAGGATTTTCTACCGGTACGCATCTCCACTTTAGTGTTTTTGTAGAAAGTACATTTGGTGTTGTAGAATCTTCCAAAGTAAATGGTGTCTATATTCCCAGTGGCGCAACAGTCAATCCAAATATGTATCTTTAA
- a CDS encoding FAD-dependent thymidylate synthase has protein sequence MKKRKKLHQKITQILTKKDTTHVQKSESIIEALHKTDWLEHTTTKTPSRATVCVLDTGAVINAEASAMLQALHSRSTGGIKNHLKILAEKGAGDFIKSFYVGYGHKSIGDCGTTTIFIEGVSMLAAKAIQDWPLYSGQESSTRYVDFQYQPFLNPLETKKGSDILEKWRTFYIASMADVRAHLTEQFPCTDPKKTQLYTKAINARAFDILRGFLPAGATTNLAWHTNLRQAADKLMMLRHHPLTEVREIADAIDRALRKQYPNSFDHERFDHTEKYNEQIMQRSYYFHNAQHPDFSVTKDRIDKKSLPYDILHDRPMKTELPRYCREYGDIMFDFTLDFGSFRDIQRHRAITQRMPLLTTEIGFEQWYLNELPVHIAKKARVLLAQQEKAITSLSTSPETRQYYIAMGYKTANRIVGDLGGLIYLIELRSTRFVHPTLRKRAIQMAHYLLKTYKKCGLILHLDTEPHEFDVQRGAHDIELK, from the coding sequence ATGAAAAAACGGAAAAAACTGCATCAGAAGATCACACAAATTCTCACAAAAAAAGATACGACCCACGTACAAAAATCCGAGTCCATCATAGAAGCACTCCACAAAACCGACTGGCTTGAACACACTACAACCAAAACACCATCCCGTGCAACCGTATGCGTGCTAGATACTGGCGCAGTGATCAATGCCGAAGCATCTGCGATGCTTCAAGCACTTCATTCTCGCTCCACGGGTGGCATCAAAAATCATTTAAAGATCCTCGCCGAAAAAGGCGCGGGAGATTTTATCAAAAGTTTTTATGTCGGTTATGGACACAAATCGATCGGCGACTGTGGCACAACAACGATCTTCATCGAAGGCGTCTCTATGCTCGCGGCAAAAGCGATCCAAGATTGGCCATTATACTCCGGACAAGAATCATCCACGCGCTATGTTGATTTTCAATATCAGCCATTCTTGAATCCACTGGAGACGAAAAAAGGCTCTGACATTCTGGAGAAATGGCGCACGTTTTACATTGCTTCAATGGCAGACGTACGCGCGCATCTCACAGAGCAATTCCCATGCACCGACCCAAAGAAAACCCAACTCTACACCAAAGCGATCAATGCGCGCGCATTTGATATTTTGCGCGGATTTCTCCCTGCAGGCGCAACAACCAATCTCGCATGGCATACCAATCTCCGACAAGCGGCGGACAAACTCATGATGCTTCGCCATCATCCGCTTACGGAAGTGCGAGAGATCGCCGATGCAATTGACCGCGCACTACGCAAACAATACCCCAATTCATTTGATCACGAACGTTTCGATCACACAGAAAAATACAATGAGCAAATCATGCAACGATCCTACTATTTTCACAATGCGCAACACCCGGATTTTTCCGTCACAAAAGATCGCATCGACAAAAAATCCCTTCCTTATGATATCTTGCATGATCGCCCCATGAAGACGGAACTTCCCCGCTACTGTCGTGAATATGGCGACATTATGTTTGATTTTACACTCGACTTTGGTTCTTTTCGCGATATTCAAAGACACCGTGCCATCACACAGCGCATGCCACTTCTCACGACTGAGATCGGATTTGAACAATGGTATCTCAATGAACTCCCCGTGCACATCGCAAAAAAAGCACGAGTACTTCTCGCACAACAAGAAAAAGCGATCACATCACTCTCAACATCACCGGAAACACGCCAATATTATATCGCCATGGGATACAAAACGGCCAACCGCATTGTCGGTGATCTGGGCGGACTCATATACCTCATAGAACTTCGCTCTACGCGATTTGTCCATCCGACACTGCGCAAGCGTGCGATTCAAATGGCACACTATCTTTTGAAAACATATAAAAAGTGCGGCCTTATCCTCCACTTGGATACAGAGCCGCACGAATTTGATGTACAACGTGGCGCACACGATATTGAACTTAAGTAA